A genomic stretch from Amorphus orientalis includes:
- a CDS encoding ArsC family reductase: MTVKVHGIKNCDTMKKARAWLDEHGVDYEFHDYKTKGAPPELLRGWAGEVGWEPLLNRAGMTFRKLPDNEKAEIDQDKAIALMSAQPSMIKRPVVEADGKLLIGFKPDTYQATFGG; this comes from the coding sequence ATGACGGTCAAGGTCCACGGCATCAAGAACTGCGACACGATGAAGAAGGCGCGCGCCTGGCTCGACGAGCACGGCGTCGACTACGAATTTCATGATTACAAGACGAAGGGCGCCCCGCCGGAGCTTCTGCGCGGATGGGCCGGCGAGGTCGGCTGGGAGCCGCTTCTGAACAGGGCCGGCATGACCTTCCGCAAGCTGCCGGACAACGAGAAGGCGGAAATCGACCAGGACAAGGCGATCGCGCTGATGTCGGCCCAGCCGTCCATGATCAAGCGGCCCGTGGTCGAGGCGGACGGCAAGCTCCTGATCGGGTTCAAGCCGGACACCTATCAGGCCACGTTCGGCGGCTGA
- a CDS encoding sugar porter family MFS transporter has product MQLIALCLSAAMVSLSGLLFGYSTASIAGSLAQIEADLTLDILGQQVLVASVPAACFIGAIAAGPSSARLGRRLVLLIAFSLAAVGNIIALSAPGYELLVAARMLVGIAVGLSSMIAPMYGAEITPARYRGTVVASFQLAVTAGILAAYATPLLLPGQQSWSLILGIGIVPSMVGLVVVALLPESPRWLLGRNRTDDARRAAERLVLELNVAEMSPMGDDVPKAALMATIRRGSTMAVLILCSFLFVLQNLSGIDGILYYAPHIFEQLGFTEGTSALAATFGLGLLNFLATVVALWMVDRAGRRPLMLVGSAFMVAGLALVIVSSVFGLPTLGLIGLGLYIVAFAVSLGPLPFVLMSELFPSTIREAGIATASATSWLFNMLVAFTFLSLVELMGLAGVIGLFMAMCVIAFVIGLFFVPETKGRSLEAIEDDVLGGTPLRRVGDGTRPLSPEAARSDAL; this is encoded by the coding sequence ATGCAGCTGATCGCGCTCTGCCTGTCCGCGGCCATGGTGTCCCTGTCCGGCCTGCTGTTCGGGTATTCGACCGCCTCCATCGCGGGCTCGCTGGCGCAGATCGAGGCCGACCTGACGCTGGATATTCTCGGCCAGCAGGTGCTGGTCGCCTCGGTTCCTGCGGCCTGTTTCATCGGCGCGATCGCCGCCGGCCCGTCGAGCGCCCGGCTCGGCCGCCGGCTGGTTCTCCTGATCGCCTTCTCACTCGCTGCCGTGGGCAACATCATCGCCCTCTCCGCCCCGGGCTACGAGCTGCTCGTCGCGGCCCGGATGCTGGTCGGCATCGCCGTCGGCCTGTCCTCGATGATCGCGCCCATGTACGGCGCCGAGATCACGCCGGCCCGCTATCGCGGCACCGTGGTGGCCTCCTTCCAGCTCGCCGTCACCGCCGGCATTCTCGCCGCCTACGCCACGCCGCTGCTCCTGCCCGGCCAGCAGTCATGGTCCCTGATCCTGGGCATCGGCATCGTCCCCTCGATGGTCGGGCTGGTCGTCGTCGCGCTGTTGCCGGAGAGCCCGCGCTGGCTGCTCGGCCGCAACCGCACCGACGATGCCCGCCGCGCGGCCGAACGCCTGGTTCTGGAACTGAACGTTGCGGAGATGTCGCCGATGGGCGACGACGTCCCGAAAGCCGCCCTGATGGCAACCATCCGGCGCGGCTCGACCATGGCCGTCCTGATCCTCTGCAGCTTCCTGTTCGTGCTGCAGAACCTGAGCGGCATCGACGGGATTCTCTATTATGCCCCGCACATCTTCGAGCAGCTCGGCTTCACCGAAGGCACCTCGGCACTCGCCGCCACGTTCGGGCTGGGCCTCCTGAACTTCCTGGCGACCGTGGTCGCGCTCTGGATGGTGGACCGGGCGGGCCGGCGCCCGCTGATGCTCGTCGGAAGCGCCTTCATGGTGGCCGGGCTTGCCTTGGTGATCGTGTCGTCTGTCTTCGGCCTCCCAACGCTGGGCCTGATCGGGCTCGGCCTCTACATCGTGGCGTTCGCCGTCAGCCTGGGACCGCTCCCCTTCGTGCTGATGTCGGAACTCTTCCCCTCGACCATCCGGGAGGCCGGCATTGCCACGGCCTCGGCCACGAGCTGGCTGTTCAACATGCTCGTCGCCTTCACCTTCCTGTCCCTGGTGGAACTGATGGGACTGGCCGGGGTGATCGGGCTGTTCATGGCGATGTGCGTGATCGCCTTCGTGATCGGACTGTTCTTCGTGCCGGAGACCAAGGGCCGCTCGCTGGAAGCCATCGAGGACGATGTCCTCGGCGGCACGCCGTTGCGCCGCGTCGGCGACGGGACCCGCCCGCTGTCGCCCGAAGCCGCCCGCTCCGACGCACTCTGA